Part of the Corynebacterium caspium DSM 44850 genome, CTATTCCACCACTGTAATAGGCGCTGAATTACTTCCTCGCGCGGAAGTGGTCCTTCATCCAAACGTAATTCTTTCAGGAATGACCAAGCTGCTCCCACCTCAGGACCAGGCTTTAAACCTAAAAGTTCCATAATTTCATTGCCATTTAGATCCGGACGCACCGCAGCGATGCCTTCACGTTCCTGAATATCTGCAATACGCAATTCCAAAGTATCATAGGCTTTTCGTAATTTTTGGGCTTTACGCTGATTGCGCGTGGTGACATCCGCGCGAGTAAGTTTATGCAAACGGGGGAGCAGCTCGCCGGCATCGGCAACATAGCGTCGCACGGCAGAATCAGTCCAGTTACTATCAGAGAAACCATAAAAACGCATGTGCAGAAAAACCAGCTGCGCAACCTGCTGAGTAACCGCCTTAGAATAATGCAGCTTGCGGAAGCGACGACGCACCAACCGGGCCCCAACTACCTCATGGTTATAAAAAGTTACGCCCCCGCCAGGTTTTGCGGCGCGAGTATCTGGCTTACCGCAATCATGAAGTAAAGCAGCCCATCGCAAAATCAGATCCGGCTGGCCAGGCTCTTCTTGATCCATGGCTTGGCGCAAAACCGTCATGGAATGGGCATAAACATCCTTATGTTGCAGATGTTCATCCACAGCCAAACGCAAATCCGCAACCTCTGGCATGATGTGGGCAGCAATACCGGTATTGACCAGCAAATCCCACCCCTGCCAAGGGGCCACACCAAGCATGAGCTTATCTAATTCCACCTGAATGCGTTCCACCGTAATGCGCTTAATTTCAGCATTCATATCATGCATGGCTTGCACCACCCGCGGAGCCACAGCAAAACCTAGCTGGGAAACAAACCGGGCGGCCCGCAACATCCGCAACGGATCATCTTGGAAAGAAATTTCTGGTGCCGCGGGGGTATCTAGCAAGCCATTTTTAAGATCCTTCAAACCCCCGATGGGATCATGGAAGGACACAACTAATTCCCCGGTATCTGCAATACCCAATTCAATAGCCATAGCATTAACAGCGAAATCACGACGAATCAGATCCTCTTCTAAAGTCTGACTAAAAGTGACCTCAGGATTACGCGTTATGCCATCATAAAGATCAGCGCGGAAAGTCGTGATCTCAATTTGATGACCATCTTTTTCAGCCGCAACAGTGCCAAATTCGATGCCAATATCCCATACTGTCTTGGAATAACCTTGCAGAATTTCATTAATAACCTCTGGAAGCGCAGAAGTAGTGAAATCCAAATCATGACCCAAACGACCCAAAAGGGCATCGCGGACCGAACCACCCACCAAATAAAGCGACTCTCCACGCTGCTTAAAAGCTGCAGCTAGCGGCGTTAAAGTGGGCGCTAAATCCAAAACTGTGCGTTCTGCCTGAGCTAAAGCAGAAACCAAATCATGCGTAGCCCCAATATCAGAATTGGAGGCCAAGTTTTGGGTATTGGTTGTATCTCCTGCAGGCGCATTCGCGGGTGCAGTGGGGGGCTCAAGCGTACTCACCTGGCCTAGTGTACCCAGAGCCCGCATTTTTAACGGACTCAAAGTGACTTCAAAGTACCGAAGCTCTCATAGGCCAGCTACGATATAGAGCAATGTCTACTGCTGCTGGTCCCGCCTCTAATTCTGCCGCTTCTGAAGAGCCAAGCTCTCGCGGCAATTCAGGCAGCCGTGGTAGCAAACGACGCCGGCGCCGCAGCCGCGCTGCTGGATCCCCAAATATTAATAACGGTGGTGCTGCCGGGGGAGCTGCCGGGGTCGCCGGGGTCGCCGGTGGAGCTAGGGCTGGCGGCGCCGCAGCCGCTAAACCACCCACCGAAAAAAACTCCGGATCTGGCCGTAACTCTAACTCCGGGAATACTAAACGCCGCCGAGGTCGCGGAAATACCAGTGCTGCTGGTGCTGGTGGGAACGGCAATAGCAGTGCCGCTACCGACGCCGGTGCTGCCACCGGTACCGCTACCGGTACCGCCACCGGTACCGCCACCGGCAATACCGCAAATAATTCGGCACCGCGCAAGAGCCGTCCCGCACGCGGAAAACGCTCCCGTGGAGGAAATACCGGAGGCGGCCCCGCACCTCAAGAACGCAAACTAGCTTCTGGTGGGCGCGCTAAGGGAAGCAAGGGTGCGCGCAATAAGCGAAATTCGCGTCCCATTAAACGCCATCCAAACATCGATAGTTCACATCTAGAAACCCGCATGGAAACCTCTGCTGGCGGGCTAGTGCTATCTGGTTTAGCGGAATCCGTGGACCGGCATGGAAACGTCGATTTATCCAAGATTTATGTAGCGCTAATTGGGCGTTTGGATCGTCGAAAAAGGCTATTGTGGTCCATGCCCAAAGGGCACGTGGAGCCAAATGAAGCAATTACAGAAACCGCGGCGCGCGAAATCTGGGAAGAAACTGGAATTCACGGCTCCATAATCAAAGAGCTCGGCGTAATTGATTATTGGTTTATTTCCGATGGCATCCGGATTCATAAAACCGTGCACCACCATTTATTGCGCTATGTTGACGGCGTCTTTAATGATGAAGATCCAGAAGTAACAGAAGTCGCGTGGATTCCTGCCAACCGCTTAATTGAGCATTTAGTGTATTCCGATGAAAGAAAATTAGCGCGAACTGCCCACCAAATGTTGCCCGATATTGCCCGCGCGGAAAAAGCCGCTGGCAGGTACACGCCTCGTTAGAATTTTTATCCGCAGCCCTCTTAACAAGCAGCCCGGCATCTGCTTAAAGTGCCGAGGTAATCTACGGTGACTAGAAAATTAATGAAAGGCCAAGAGATGAAGCGCAGCCTCGCAGCTACACTCCGGGTCTCTTTATTATGCGCAATATGCGGAATTCTAGGTGTTTCCTCCCCAATTGCGCAGGCAGCACCACCTTTTCCACAATCGCCGACGCATCCAGATTATGCCGAAGTTTGGGTAAACCCCCTAGTGCGCGCCGGGGAGGAAACCGGGGAACATAAACTTTCCGTCGAATTAACGGCCATCAGCTCCCAAATACAGGTCGACGAAACCCTCACCGTAACGTTAAGTGTGCGCAATAACACCAACGAAACCATCCACGGGGTACAAATCACTCCCCGGCGCGCAAATGCAGTGCCAGATGTTGCAGCAGCAAGGCTTGCTTTAGCCCAAGACCTAACCGCCTTCACGACAGTGGGAGCCACTACTAATCTGGGGGATTTAGCTCCCGGTGGACAACATACTTTGGCCCTCGATCTCTCCCCAGATGGGCCTTTGCAATTTGGGGCAGCTGGTACTTATCCGCTGTTATTTGCAACCACAGCTGCAGAAAATGCCACTGGTGGGCAATTAATTAATACTGAACGCACTTTGATTCGGGTGGAAAATACGCCTTCGGAGGTCACGGCATCGGGGGCCGGAGCAGGAGAGGCCGGATCCAATAGGGCGCAGGCAGGTGCACAGGCAGGTGCATCGCAAGCTGTGACTAATCCAGGTATTACTGCTTTATATCCGCTAACTGAAAATACCGGGGTGGTACCTGGCGAACTTGGGGATGCGCCGGCGCGCCCGGAATTGATTTTGCGCGATAACCAATTGGGGGAGTCTTTAAGTCCGGGGGGGCGGCTTTATGGATTATTGGATTCCTATATTGCAGCTACGACAGCAAATCCGGCGGTGGGCCAGGCTTCTTGTTTAGCTATTGATCCGGCGGTACTCGATACTGTGGAACGGATGTCCCATGGTTATTCTGTGGGCGCAGATCGACTCGCAATTCAGCAAGAGCCGCGACGTTTGCGCGATTCCTGGACTATCAGGAAACGCCACCCGCAATTTGAAAAAGGGTATTCCGTAACGGAAGCTAGTGCTTGGTTGGCGCGTTTGCGTGAAGTAGCTCAAGATCATTGCACGGTAGCTTTACCCTGGGCGCAGGCAGATTTAAATGCGGTGGCTCGCACGGGAAATCGCTGGCTAATGCGGGAAGCAATTGAACGCGGCCAATATATTTTGCGCGATATTTTAGGGGTGGCTCCCACTACTGGAGTGATCCTGCCAGCGACTGGATATATGGACACCGGGGTAGCGTCCTTGCTCAGCGAGCTTGGAAATACTGCCGCCACAAATATCTCCGGGAATATGGATGCTGCCAAAAATATTGACCCTATAGATCTGGCCTGGGAGCAGTCCGATGGCGATGTTTCACGTGAAACATTGCAAAACTTAAGCCCTTTCAAAGTTTTGGTAGCCGATAATTCCCTCGGGAATTTAGCTGGCACTGGCCATATTTTCGATGCTGCCCCCGGGGTAGAGGCCATAAGTTTCAATGCTTCCTTGGCCGCTACCTTGGCCACCACCGGACTTGCGCCAGAAACTACCGCGTATTCGAATCAGGATGCCCGCTTTGATTACCGCCTAGATTCTGCCGGAGCCAGGGCAGCAACAGCGAGCAACGCTTTTTCGCTAGCAGTAGATAATGCCACCACAGCTACTAATCCTTTGATCGTAGTGCCGCCGGGAAGTTGGGATATTGCTTCAGCTCGTCAATTACTACAGGATCTAGAACGCGCTACCACTAAATTACAGCCGCTTAACCTCAAAGATGCGCTAATTCCTAATGCCCAAGCAACAAAACTTACGGACCCAAATCCAACGGGAGCAAAACCACAATTTGGGAGCCCCTATAGTGACCCAGGCGCTTTTAGTGATATTGAAATTCAACCTGCCGCCCAGCAAGCCAAAATTATCGATGACATCACCTTGCTAATGCGCAATGAAAACAGCATCGCCTTAAGACGCTACGGATTTAGCGCCCCAATACGCCGCGATATCCTCAATGCCTTATCTGCCAATGGCCGCACTAGCAACACCAATTTTGATACCGCAGTACGCGATAGTAAACGCCGAATTGGGCAACTGCGAGAATCAATTCGTGGCCTCCGCACCTCTGTAGCCCTGATTCCCCCTGGCAATGTAGTCACCAGGGCCTCTGCAAGTTCGCCGCTGCTAATTGTGGCGCGCAACGGCCTTCCACTACCAGTGCGCGCCACTATCAAAGAAGCCGAAATAGCAGCACCGCGCCCCTATATTGATATCCCGGCGCGCGGTTCAATCACGGTGCAATTCACCCCAGAATTACAAACTGAGGACGACTTCACCCTCACACTGTGGTTAGCGAACTCTAAAGGCATCCAAATTTCTGATCCGGTGAAACTTTCCGTGCAAACCCGAGCCCGCGTGATAATTACCTTCGCCACCGTGGCAGTAATGGTCATAGCCTTGGCTTTAGCGATTATTTTCCGGGTAGGTAAGGCCCGCCGGAACTAAAATTCGGCGCGGCAGTTTCCTTTCCGAGCTACCTATCACAACAATGGGGCACGTGAATGACTCTGATATTCCTCAGAAGCCTACAACTGGCCCCGGGTTAAGAAAGCGATTTATCGCTCCCAGCCTGCCGGCGCCGGTACCTGAACTACGCAAGCCAGTTCCACTTAAGGCGCCAGCAGATTCGCAGCAACGAGCACGCTTAAAAACCTATAGCTCCCCAGCTGCAACGACCGGCGCAAAGGTGGCTGCAAGCACTGCCACCGCGCCGGGCAGCGCGGGCACCGCGGCCAGCACCGCCACAACCGCCAAATCGGCAGGACCGACAGCACCGACAGCACCACAGCCAGAAGCCGGCCAAAAGGCCACTGACTCTGAAATCGTACGTGCTGGTGGCTCCATGGCCATTGCTACTTTAATTTCTCGGATCACCGGTTTTATTCGCACGGTACTTATTGGATCCTCCCTCGGTGGGGCAGTGGCTTCAGCTTTTAACGTCGCCAATACCTTGCCCAATTTGATTACGGAGATCGTGCTA contains:
- a CDS encoding CCA tRNA nucleotidyltransferase; translated protein: MRALGTLGQVSTLEPPTAPANAPAGDTTNTQNLASNSDIGATHDLVSALAQAERTVLDLAPTLTPLAAAFKQRGESLYLVGGSVRDALLGRLGHDLDFTTSALPEVINEILQGYSKTVWDIGIEFGTVAAEKDGHQIEITTFRADLYDGITRNPEVTFSQTLEEDLIRRDFAVNAMAIELGIADTGELVVSFHDPIGGLKDLKNGLLDTPAAPEISFQDDPLRMLRAARFVSQLGFAVAPRVVQAMHDMNAEIKRITVERIQVELDKLMLGVAPWQGWDLLVNTGIAAHIMPEVADLRLAVDEHLQHKDVYAHSMTVLRQAMDQEEPGQPDLILRWAALLHDCGKPDTRAAKPGGGVTFYNHEVVGARLVRRRFRKLHYSKAVTQQVAQLVFLHMRFYGFSDSNWTDSAVRRYVADAGELLPRLHKLTRADVTTRNQRKAQKLRKAYDTLELRIADIQEREGIAAVRPDLNGNEIMELLGLKPGPEVGAAWSFLKELRLDEGPLPREEVIQRLLQWWNSRK
- a CDS encoding NUDIX hydrolase, whose product is MSTAAGPASNSAASEEPSSRGNSGSRGSKRRRRRSRAAGSPNINNGGAAGGAAGVAGVAGGARAGGAAAAKPPTEKNSGSGRNSNSGNTKRRRGRGNTSAAGAGGNGNSSAATDAGAATGTATGTATGTATGNTANNSAPRKSRPARGKRSRGGNTGGGPAPQERKLASGGRAKGSKGARNKRNSRPIKRHPNIDSSHLETRMETSAGGLVLSGLAESVDRHGNVDLSKIYVALIGRLDRRKRLLWSMPKGHVEPNEAITETAAREIWEETGIHGSIIKELGVIDYWFISDGIRIHKTVHHHLLRYVDGVFNDEDPEVTEVAWIPANRLIEHLVYSDERKLARTAHQMLPDIARAEKAAGRYTPR
- a CDS encoding DUF6049 family protein, producing the protein MTRKLMKGQEMKRSLAATLRVSLLCAICGILGVSSPIAQAAPPFPQSPTHPDYAEVWVNPLVRAGEETGEHKLSVELTAISSQIQVDETLTVTLSVRNNTNETIHGVQITPRRANAVPDVAAARLALAQDLTAFTTVGATTNLGDLAPGGQHTLALDLSPDGPLQFGAAGTYPLLFATTAAENATGGQLINTERTLIRVENTPSEVTASGAGAGEAGSNRAQAGAQAGASQAVTNPGITALYPLTENTGVVPGELGDAPARPELILRDNQLGESLSPGGRLYGLLDSYIAATTANPAVGQASCLAIDPAVLDTVERMSHGYSVGADRLAIQQEPRRLRDSWTIRKRHPQFEKGYSVTEASAWLARLREVAQDHCTVALPWAQADLNAVARTGNRWLMREAIERGQYILRDILGVAPTTGVILPATGYMDTGVASLLSELGNTAATNISGNMDAAKNIDPIDLAWEQSDGDVSRETLQNLSPFKVLVADNSLGNLAGTGHIFDAAPGVEAISFNASLAATLATTGLAPETTAYSNQDARFDYRLDSAGARAATASNAFSLAVDNATTATNPLIVVPPGSWDIASARQLLQDLERATTKLQPLNLKDALIPNAQATKLTDPNPTGAKPQFGSPYSDPGAFSDIEIQPAAQQAKIIDDITLLMRNENSIALRRYGFSAPIRRDILNALSANGRTSNTNFDTAVRDSKRRIGQLRESIRGLRTSVALIPPGNVVTRASASSPLLIVARNGLPLPVRATIKEAEIAAPRPYIDIPARGSITVQFTPELQTEDDFTLTLWLANSKGIQISDPVKLSVQTRARVIITFATVAVMVIALALAIIFRVGKARRN